A stretch of the Oncorhynchus clarkii lewisi isolate Uvic-CL-2024 chromosome 9, UVic_Ocla_1.0, whole genome shotgun sequence genome encodes the following:
- the LOC139416669 gene encoding IQ motif and SEC7 domain-containing protein 1 isoform X3 gives MLERKYGGSFVSRRAARTIQTAFRQYRMNKNFERLRNSASESRMTRRIILSNMRLQYSFDDRQAQQQGTGTQTNFTHSVGIGPPHSPDTERTGDYTHLEDSFSKQVKSLADSIDDALTCRGGRDDSQEGSREGGGISDDFGECVWSSSSNPSSRRGLGERSRGGGGGLSMHGDSTATSYSDVTLYMDDCMPSSPLSLDRAPSSTDTEYWGPRGGVGGREDSRDTEGGGSSNSRRSTPCTECRDYRLRGAHLPLLTIEPPSDSSVDTSDRSDRGSLSRQIYEQEPAGGAGSPQGTLKHSPNTPRPVSTAAAQGQTRALGRGPPLPTHIPHHVAHHHHHHPHHHQYPDTPSSSSSPQQPPTTPLSSSSSAALPPGGLEQPCLSDGDNDSLNSTTNSNETVNCSSGSSSQDSLREPLPPLGKQTYQRESRHSWDSPPFNNDVVQRRQYRIGLNLFNKKPEKGIQYLIERGFVSDTPVGIARFILERKGLSRQMIGEFLGNRQKQFNKDVLDCVVDEMDFSGMDLDDALRKFQAQIRVQGEAQKVERLIEAFSQRYCVCNPTLVRQFQNPDTIFILAFAIILLNTDMYSPNVKAERKMKIEDFIKNLRGVDNGQDIPRDLLVGIYQRIQKWELRTNDDHVSQVQAVERVIVGKKPVMSLPHRRLVCCCQLYEVPDPNRPQRTGVHQREVFLFNDLLVVTKIFQKKKTSVTYSFRQSFPLVEMQVHMFQNSYYLHGIRLTSAVLGGDSKVLIVFMAPSQQDRTRFVSDLRESIAEVQEMEKYRVESELEKQKGVMRTGLLTGLVGGGVGVKGEVVNGTLGRPSLDDNYSAGEGLKRSALSSSLRDLSDGGKRGRSNSVGSLDSTMEGSIISSPRTHQCYPVPGVIPGCYPTEDYRPHRPILSPGTGVGGGPGQQQTAAGMGVGGVPSSVERAGVGSGPGGGNTGSFLGSLFGSKRAKPPSPLIPPGPPYPAPVPPPTTGGPPPHSPSSLCQSEGGPSKIQALHAQYCHTAVVQPPPPYYHHHRYHVQAGPPPLPGGGVPPHILQRGPLPCRPPFGPPHAQLQQLAHLSQFSQHGMQGRYGNIAVGCPPPLSPHSQHSQNPQFTLYHTQTPQSIRGGAVPSKPPLTLSHSHPHPHAHSHTHPGHPLSAAPHPTAHPHQSHFIFGTLPHQHQHQQPPASVNAHHATSAAQYQPQYPPLSSIPPPPPHSPLPPPSIPLTPLTPLCPHPPQHPGQPQQGPQVTGAGATGTGVSSKSKPINRISTVV, from the exons ATGTTGGAGAGAAAGTACGGTGGCTCCTTCGTGAGCCGCAGAGCAGCCCGGACCATCCAGACGGCCTTCCGCCAGTACCGTATGAACAAGAACTTTGAGCGCCTCCGCAACTCCGCGTCCGAGAGCCGCATGACACGACGCATCATCCTGTCCAACATGCGGCTGCAGTACTCATTTGACGACCGCCAGGCGCAGCAGCAGGGGACCGGAACACAGACGAACTTCACACACAGTGTGGGTATCGGCCCTCCTCATTCACCTGACACAGAGCGGACAGGAGACTACACACACCTAGAAGACTccttctccaaacag GTAAAGTCCCTGGCTGACTCCATAGATGACGCCCTGACCTGCCGTGGAGGGCGGGATGACTCTCAAGAGGGTAGCAGAGAGGGCGGAGGCATCAGTGATGACtttggggagtgtgtgtggagcAGCAGCAGTAACCCCTCATCCCGCAGAGGCCTGGGTGAGAGATctcgaggaggtggaggaggcctCAGCATGCACGGAGACAGCACAGCCACCTCCTACAGTGATGTCACTCTATACATGGATGACTGCATGCCCTCCTCGCCCCTGTCTCTGGACCGAGCCCCCAGCAGCACAGACACAGAGTACTGGGGCCCCAGGGGAGGCGTGGGGGGCCGTGAGGACAGCAGGGATACTGAGGGAGGGGGTAGTAGTAACAGCCGTCGCAGCACCCCCTGCACGGAGTGTCGAGACTACCGTCTAAGGGGCGCCCACCTGCCCCTGCTCACCATCGAGCCTCCCAGCGACAGCTCCGTGGACACTAGCGACCGTTCAGACCGTGGCTCCCTCAGCAGACAGATCTATGAGCAGGAGCCAGCAGGAGGAGCAGGCTCTCCTCAGGGAACCCTGAAACACTCTCCTAACACTCCCCGCCCTGTCTCCACAGCAGCAGCGCAGGGCCAGACCCGGGCCCTTGGCCGGGGCCCCCCCCTGCCCACTCACATCCCCCATCACGTggcacaccaccatcaccaccaccctcaccaccaccaGTACCCAGACACCCCCTCGTCATCGTCCTCCCCCCAGCAGCCCCCCACCacccccctgtcctcctcctcctctgctgcgCTGCCCCCTGGTGGCCTAGAGCAGCCCTGTCTGTCTGACGGGGACAACGACTCTCTCAACTCCACCACCAACTCCAACGAGACGGTGAACTGCAGCTCTGGCTCCTCGTCTCAGGACAGCCTGAGGGAGCCCCTACCCCCTCTGGGCAAGCAGACCTACCAGAGAGAGAGTAGACACAGCTGGGACTCACCGCCATTCAACAACGACGTGGTGCAAAGACGCCAGTACCGCATCGGACTCAACCTATTCAACAA GAAGCCAGAGAAAGGGATCCAGTACCTGATCGAGAGAGGCTTTGTGTCCGACACTCCGGTTGGGATCGCTCGCTTCATCCTGGAGAGGAAGGGCCTGAGCAGACAGATGATTGGAGAATTCCTTGGTAACCGGCAAAAACAGTTCAACAAGGACGTACTGGA ttgtGTGGTGGACGAGATGGATTTCTCTGGGATGGACCTGGACGATGCTCTGAGGAAGTTCCAGGCCCAGATCAGAGTTCAAGGAGAAGCCCAGAAAGTAGAGAGGCTCATAGAGGCTTTCAG TCAGCGGTACTGTGTGTGTAACCCAACGCTGGTCCGCCAGTTCCAGAACCCAGACACCATCTTCATCCTGGCCTTCGCCATCATCCTCCTCAACACGGATATGTACAGCCCTAACGTTAAGGCAGAGAGGAAGATGAAGATAGAGGACTTCATCAAGAACCTCAGAG GAGTGGACAATGGCCAGGACATTCCCAGGGATCTGTTGGTTGGGATCTACCAGCGCATCCAGAAGTGGGAGCTAAGGACCAATGATGACCACGTGTCTCAAGTGCAGGCAGTGGAGAGAGTCATAGTAGGCAAAAAGCCT gtgaTGTCTCTGCCACACCGCAGGCTGGTATGCTGCTGTCAGCTCTATGAGGTGCCTGACCCCAACCGACCCCAAAGGACAGGAGTTCACCAACGGGAGGTCTTCCTGTTCAATGACCTGCTGGTG GTGACTAAGATTTTCCAGAAGAAGAAGACTTCTGTGACGTACAGTTTCAGACAGTCCTTCCCTCTAGTGGAGATGCAAGTCCACATGTTCCAGAACTCCT ACTACCTCCACGGTATCCGCCTGACCTCAGCAGTGTTGGGTGGGGACAGTAAGGTCCTTATCGTGTTCATGGCTCCCAGTCAGCAGGACCGCACCCGCTTTGTCAGTGACCTGAGAGAGAGTATAGCTGAGGTGCAGGAGATGGAGAAGTACAGAGTAGAGT CTGAGTTGGAGAAGCAGAAAGGGGTGATGAGGACTGGCCTACTGACCGGCTTGGTCGGAGGCGGAGTGGGGGTGAAGGGTGAGGTGGTGAACGGCACCCTGGGAAGGCCCAGTCTAGATGACAACTACTCTGCGGGAGAGGGACTGAAACGCTCCGCACTCAGCTCATCTCTCCGAGACCTATCAGAcggag GGAAACGTGGTCGCAGTAACAGTGTTGGCTCCCTCGACAGTACCATGGAA GGTTCCATCATTAGCAGCCCCCGGACCCACCAGTGTTACCCGGTTCCGGGCGTGATCCCAGGCTGCTACCCTACAGAAGACTACCGGCCGCATCGCCCCATCCTGAGCCCCGGAACAGGGGTGGGGGGTGGGCCGGGGCAACAACAGACCGCTGCTGGGATGGGAGTTGGAGGGGTTCCCAGCAGTGTAGAGAGAGCAGGAGTGGGGAGCGGCCCTGGGGGGGGCAATACGGGCTCCTTCCTGGGCTCTCTATTCGGCAGCAAACGCGCCAAACCGCCAAGTCCCCTTATACCACCGGGGCCACCCTACCCCGCCCCTGTCCCCCCACCCACTACGGGAGGGCCCCCTCCTCACTCCCCATCATCTCTGTGCCAGTCAGAGGGGGGCCCTTCCAAGATCCAGGCCCTGCATGCTCAGTACTGCCACACGGCCGTCGTGCAGCCCCCTCCCCCCTACTACCATCACCATCGCTACCACGTCCAAGCTGGCCCTCCTCCCTTGCCAGGCGGGGGCGTGCCCCCTCATATCCTTCAGAGAGGGCCGCTCCCCTGTCGCCCTCCTTTTGGCCCCCCTCACGCCCAGCTCCAGCAGCTGGCCCATCTCTCCCAGTTTTCCCAGCATGGCATGCAGGGTCGCTACGGCAACATAGCGGTGGGCTGTCCTccccccctttctcctcactcccAACATTCCCAGAACCCCCAGTTCACCCTGTACCACACGCAGACCCCACAATCTATCAGGGGAGGCGCTGTGCCAAGCAAACCTCCTCTGACTTTGTCTCACTCCCACCCGCACCCCCACGCACACTCCCACACCCACCCCGGGCACCCACTCAGTGCCGCGCCACACCCCACCGCCCACCCACATCAGTCTCACTTCATTTTTGGCACGCTGCCCCACCAACATCAGCACCAGCAGCCGCCCGCCTCCGTCAACGCCCATCACGCTACGTCCGCCGCCCAGTATCAGCCCCagtaccctcctctctcttccatcccccctccccccccccactcccctttACCCCCCCCTTCTATCCCCCTTACCCCTCTTACGcctctctgccctcaccccccCCAGCACCCCGGGCAGCCTCAGCAGGGGCCCCAGGTGACGGGGGCTGGGGCGACTGGCACAGGGGTCAGCTCCAAATCCAAACCTATCAACCGGATCAGCACGGTAGTGTGA
- the LOC139416669 gene encoding IQ motif and SEC7 domain-containing protein 1 isoform X1, whose translation MRSSRRSFLLRRSNFCIVEAETRCVEPPGPHKDGPYSQTTAYLRGTERYSDISRCPGPPGPRGLPCVAPPSSASLAWALRTRHQPASLALRKQEEEENKRCKASLSDSYELSTDLQDKKVEMLERKYGGSFVSRRAARTIQTAFRQYRMNKNFERLRNSASESRMTRRIILSNMRLQYSFDDRQAQQQGTGTQTNFTHSVGIGPPHSPDTERTGDYTHLEDSFSKQVKSLADSIDDALTCRGGRDDSQEGSREGGGISDDFGECVWSSSSNPSSRRGLGERSRGGGGGLSMHGDSTATSYSDVTLYMDDCMPSSPLSLDRAPSSTDTEYWGPRGGVGGREDSRDTEGGGSSNSRRSTPCTECRDYRLRGAHLPLLTIEPPSDSSVDTSDRSDRGSLSRQIYEQEPAGGAGSPQGTLKHSPNTPRPVSTAAAQGQTRALGRGPPLPTHIPHHVAHHHHHHPHHHQYPDTPSSSSSPQQPPTTPLSSSSSAALPPGGLEQPCLSDGDNDSLNSTTNSNETVNCSSGSSSQDSLREPLPPLGKQTYQRESRHSWDSPPFNNDVVQRRQYRIGLNLFNKKPEKGIQYLIERGFVSDTPVGIARFILERKGLSRQMIGEFLGNRQKQFNKDVLDCVVDEMDFSGMDLDDALRKFQAQIRVQGEAQKVERLIEAFSQRYCVCNPTLVRQFQNPDTIFILAFAIILLNTDMYSPNVKAERKMKIEDFIKNLRGVDNGQDIPRDLLVGIYQRIQKWELRTNDDHVSQVQAVERVIVGKKPVMSLPHRRLVCCCQLYEVPDPNRPQRTGVHQREVFLFNDLLVVTKIFQKKKTSVTYSFRQSFPLVEMQVHMFQNSYYLHGIRLTSAVLGGDSKVLIVFMAPSQQDRTRFVSDLRESIAEVQEMEKYRVESELEKQKGVMRTGLLTGLVGGGVGVKGEVVNGTLGRPSLDDNYSAGEGLKRSALSSSLRDLSDGGKRGRSNSVGSLDSTMEGSIISSPRTHQCYPVPGVIPGCYPTEDYRPHRPILSPGTGVGGGPGQQQTAAGMGVGGVPSSVERAGVGSGPGGGNTGSFLGSLFGSKRAKPPSPLIPPGPPYPAPVPPPTTGGPPPHSPSSLCQSEGGPSKIQALHAQYCHTAVVQPPPPYYHHHRYHVQAGPPPLPGGGVPPHILQRGPLPCRPPFGPPHAQLQQLAHLSQFSQHGMQGRYGNIAVGCPPPLSPHSQHSQNPQFTLYHTQTPQSIRGGAVPSKPPLTLSHSHPHPHAHSHTHPGHPLSAAPHPTAHPHQSHFIFGTLPHQHQHQQPPASVNAHHATSAAQYQPQYPPLSSIPPPPPHSPLPPPSIPLTPLTPLCPHPPQHPGQPQQGPQVTGAGATGTGVSSKSKPINRISTVV comes from the exons ATGAGATCCAGCAGGAGAAGTTTCCTGCTACGCCGGTCTAATTTCTGCAT TGTGGAAGCAGAAACCCGATGTGTGGAGCCGCCAGGGCCCCACAAAGACGGCCCTTACAGCCAGACCACAGCGTACCTGCGTGGCACCGAGCGCTACAGTGACATCAGCAGGTGTCCTGGTCCTCCAGGCCCCCGGGGACTTCCGTGTGTGGCCCCTCCCAGCTCGGCCAGCCTTGCCTGGGCACTGCGAACACGTCATCAGCCTGCCAGTCTGGCCCTCCGCaagcaagaggaggaggagaacaagagGTGCAAGGCCAGTCTCTCTGACAGCTATGAGCTCTCCACAGACCTACAGGACAAGAAG gtGGAGATGTTGGAGAGAAAGTACGGTGGCTCCTTCGTGAGCCGCAGAGCAGCCCGGACCATCCAGACGGCCTTCCGCCAGTACCGTATGAACAAGAACTTTGAGCGCCTCCGCAACTCCGCGTCCGAGAGCCGCATGACACGACGCATCATCCTGTCCAACATGCGGCTGCAGTACTCATTTGACGACCGCCAGGCGCAGCAGCAGGGGACCGGAACACAGACGAACTTCACACACAGTGTGGGTATCGGCCCTCCTCATTCACCTGACACAGAGCGGACAGGAGACTACACACACCTAGAAGACTccttctccaaacag GTAAAGTCCCTGGCTGACTCCATAGATGACGCCCTGACCTGCCGTGGAGGGCGGGATGACTCTCAAGAGGGTAGCAGAGAGGGCGGAGGCATCAGTGATGACtttggggagtgtgtgtggagcAGCAGCAGTAACCCCTCATCCCGCAGAGGCCTGGGTGAGAGATctcgaggaggtggaggaggcctCAGCATGCACGGAGACAGCACAGCCACCTCCTACAGTGATGTCACTCTATACATGGATGACTGCATGCCCTCCTCGCCCCTGTCTCTGGACCGAGCCCCCAGCAGCACAGACACAGAGTACTGGGGCCCCAGGGGAGGCGTGGGGGGCCGTGAGGACAGCAGGGATACTGAGGGAGGGGGTAGTAGTAACAGCCGTCGCAGCACCCCCTGCACGGAGTGTCGAGACTACCGTCTAAGGGGCGCCCACCTGCCCCTGCTCACCATCGAGCCTCCCAGCGACAGCTCCGTGGACACTAGCGACCGTTCAGACCGTGGCTCCCTCAGCAGACAGATCTATGAGCAGGAGCCAGCAGGAGGAGCAGGCTCTCCTCAGGGAACCCTGAAACACTCTCCTAACACTCCCCGCCCTGTCTCCACAGCAGCAGCGCAGGGCCAGACCCGGGCCCTTGGCCGGGGCCCCCCCCTGCCCACTCACATCCCCCATCACGTggcacaccaccatcaccaccaccctcaccaccaccaGTACCCAGACACCCCCTCGTCATCGTCCTCCCCCCAGCAGCCCCCCACCacccccctgtcctcctcctcctctgctgcgCTGCCCCCTGGTGGCCTAGAGCAGCCCTGTCTGTCTGACGGGGACAACGACTCTCTCAACTCCACCACCAACTCCAACGAGACGGTGAACTGCAGCTCTGGCTCCTCGTCTCAGGACAGCCTGAGGGAGCCCCTACCCCCTCTGGGCAAGCAGACCTACCAGAGAGAGAGTAGACACAGCTGGGACTCACCGCCATTCAACAACGACGTGGTGCAAAGACGCCAGTACCGCATCGGACTCAACCTATTCAACAA GAAGCCAGAGAAAGGGATCCAGTACCTGATCGAGAGAGGCTTTGTGTCCGACACTCCGGTTGGGATCGCTCGCTTCATCCTGGAGAGGAAGGGCCTGAGCAGACAGATGATTGGAGAATTCCTTGGTAACCGGCAAAAACAGTTCAACAAGGACGTACTGGA ttgtGTGGTGGACGAGATGGATTTCTCTGGGATGGACCTGGACGATGCTCTGAGGAAGTTCCAGGCCCAGATCAGAGTTCAAGGAGAAGCCCAGAAAGTAGAGAGGCTCATAGAGGCTTTCAG TCAGCGGTACTGTGTGTGTAACCCAACGCTGGTCCGCCAGTTCCAGAACCCAGACACCATCTTCATCCTGGCCTTCGCCATCATCCTCCTCAACACGGATATGTACAGCCCTAACGTTAAGGCAGAGAGGAAGATGAAGATAGAGGACTTCATCAAGAACCTCAGAG GAGTGGACAATGGCCAGGACATTCCCAGGGATCTGTTGGTTGGGATCTACCAGCGCATCCAGAAGTGGGAGCTAAGGACCAATGATGACCACGTGTCTCAAGTGCAGGCAGTGGAGAGAGTCATAGTAGGCAAAAAGCCT gtgaTGTCTCTGCCACACCGCAGGCTGGTATGCTGCTGTCAGCTCTATGAGGTGCCTGACCCCAACCGACCCCAAAGGACAGGAGTTCACCAACGGGAGGTCTTCCTGTTCAATGACCTGCTGGTG GTGACTAAGATTTTCCAGAAGAAGAAGACTTCTGTGACGTACAGTTTCAGACAGTCCTTCCCTCTAGTGGAGATGCAAGTCCACATGTTCCAGAACTCCT ACTACCTCCACGGTATCCGCCTGACCTCAGCAGTGTTGGGTGGGGACAGTAAGGTCCTTATCGTGTTCATGGCTCCCAGTCAGCAGGACCGCACCCGCTTTGTCAGTGACCTGAGAGAGAGTATAGCTGAGGTGCAGGAGATGGAGAAGTACAGAGTAGAGT CTGAGTTGGAGAAGCAGAAAGGGGTGATGAGGACTGGCCTACTGACCGGCTTGGTCGGAGGCGGAGTGGGGGTGAAGGGTGAGGTGGTGAACGGCACCCTGGGAAGGCCCAGTCTAGATGACAACTACTCTGCGGGAGAGGGACTGAAACGCTCCGCACTCAGCTCATCTCTCCGAGACCTATCAGAcggag GGAAACGTGGTCGCAGTAACAGTGTTGGCTCCCTCGACAGTACCATGGAA GGTTCCATCATTAGCAGCCCCCGGACCCACCAGTGTTACCCGGTTCCGGGCGTGATCCCAGGCTGCTACCCTACAGAAGACTACCGGCCGCATCGCCCCATCCTGAGCCCCGGAACAGGGGTGGGGGGTGGGCCGGGGCAACAACAGACCGCTGCTGGGATGGGAGTTGGAGGGGTTCCCAGCAGTGTAGAGAGAGCAGGAGTGGGGAGCGGCCCTGGGGGGGGCAATACGGGCTCCTTCCTGGGCTCTCTATTCGGCAGCAAACGCGCCAAACCGCCAAGTCCCCTTATACCACCGGGGCCACCCTACCCCGCCCCTGTCCCCCCACCCACTACGGGAGGGCCCCCTCCTCACTCCCCATCATCTCTGTGCCAGTCAGAGGGGGGCCCTTCCAAGATCCAGGCCCTGCATGCTCAGTACTGCCACACGGCCGTCGTGCAGCCCCCTCCCCCCTACTACCATCACCATCGCTACCACGTCCAAGCTGGCCCTCCTCCCTTGCCAGGCGGGGGCGTGCCCCCTCATATCCTTCAGAGAGGGCCGCTCCCCTGTCGCCCTCCTTTTGGCCCCCCTCACGCCCAGCTCCAGCAGCTGGCCCATCTCTCCCAGTTTTCCCAGCATGGCATGCAGGGTCGCTACGGCAACATAGCGGTGGGCTGTCCTccccccctttctcctcactcccAACATTCCCAGAACCCCCAGTTCACCCTGTACCACACGCAGACCCCACAATCTATCAGGGGAGGCGCTGTGCCAAGCAAACCTCCTCTGACTTTGTCTCACTCCCACCCGCACCCCCACGCACACTCCCACACCCACCCCGGGCACCCACTCAGTGCCGCGCCACACCCCACCGCCCACCCACATCAGTCTCACTTCATTTTTGGCACGCTGCCCCACCAACATCAGCACCAGCAGCCGCCCGCCTCCGTCAACGCCCATCACGCTACGTCCGCCGCCCAGTATCAGCCCCagtaccctcctctctcttccatcccccctccccccccccactcccctttACCCCCCCCTTCTATCCCCCTTACCCCTCTTACGcctctctgccctcaccccccCCAGCACCCCGGGCAGCCTCAGCAGGGGCCCCAGGTGACGGGGGCTGGGGCGACTGGCACAGGGGTCAGCTCCAAATCCAAACCTATCAACCGGATCAGCACGGTAGTGTGA